One Ignavibacteriales bacterium genomic window, GCTGGATGAGATGTGCCCGGACGTACCAGTGTTCATCTCAAGGTTCGACCTGCACTCGGCGATACTGAATTCGAAAGCGATAGAGCAGATAGGTTTGGAAAATAAGAAGGGCGAATTTAGCGGGGAGGATCTGGTGACGGATAGTAACGGCAGGTTGACCGGGGAGGTAAAGGAGGGAGCGAGGAATTTCGTATGGATGAACGCGCCGAAGAAAACCACGGAGGAAATTGCTAATGACCTCAAAGACCAGGTGGCGAAACTGAATAGCCTTGGGATAACGGCAGTATCGGACATTACACTGCCGGAGGACCTGGATGCGATAGATCGCCTTTTGAATAGGAATGAATTGGGTTTGTATATAGATTCGAGGCTTCCATTCAGGGAGATAGAGAATATGCAGGGGTATAAGGACAGGTTTAAAAGGTATGGGGGAAGGATAAAGTTTATGTCGCTGAAGGCATTCTATGACGGGTCACTGACGAGTGAGACAGCGTATTTTCATGATAACTATAACGGGAGGGAGTATTCCGGGTCGGTGACGGAGTTCGTGAGTTCGGGGGATTTTGTGAAGTACGGTGATATGATAGACATGAATGGGTACAGGATGTCGGTGCATGCGATAGGTGATAAAGCAGTGACGGAGTTGCTGGATTATAATGAGCACCTGGTGAAGGACCTAGGTGTAAAGGACAGGAGATTCAGGATAGAGCATGCACAGCATATACGGAAGGATGATCTGGATAAGTTCAAGAAGTATAATGTGATAGCGTCGGTCCAGCCGTGGCACATGTTCAGTGACGCGAAGACGGCAGTGGAAAAGCTGAAGCACCCCGAGACGACGCACATATACAAGCTATTATACGGTATGGGTGTGAATGTGTGTTTCGGGACGGATTTTCCGGTGGTGGGGGAGAGTCCATTTGTGAATATGTACTATGCAATGACAAGACACGTCGAGGGAAGTGACGATGCATTTTACGGAGAGTACAGAATGCCGTTAGAGGACTGCCTGACTTGCTATACGATAAATAATGCATACGCTTCGGGTGAAGAGAACAGCCGGGGAAGTCTCAGAGAGGGAAAGATCGCCGATGTGATCGTCCTGGATGACCTATTCGCGATGACACCGGAAGAAATAAAAGGCGTGAAAGTAGAGATGACATTTAAAGACGGCGCGAGGGTTTATTAGAATTTATTTTTGCAGTATGGCTTCGAGATGAAGCTTTTCCCTATTGCGCATTTTTTCATCGAGAGGAACTATCCACGTGAGTTTGCGTCCGTCCTGTGTTGTTGCATTAGAAGAGATAACGTCGTAATCGAATTCAAAGCTGTAAACAGCCTGCTTACCTTTAAACAATTCCGCAATGCCGTCAATGATCGCAGTGTATGTCGAATCCTGCCCGTTTACATCTTCAGGGTCTTCCAATTCAGTGTAGGTAAACAGAATATCATCACCTCTGTCGGTGTATTTCACTTCAATCTTTTCGCTCAGAAGCTGGTCGGAATCATCCGAAATACTGATACCTAACTTATCAACATTGTCAAAAGCATAGCTAGCGAAGATGGTTTTGGATGAATCGGCGTTTGTGACAGAATATATATTTTCCAGAGTGAGTCCGGGTACACCGATGAGTTTTTCTTTAATTCCCGAGATGAAGTCCTCATCGTCATAAAGTGAATCTCTTATCGCATTCGCATTAGTCGAATCGCCCATTGTGGCAAAAGAGACCATAATATCGAAGAAAGTCTTATCGAATTCCAGCATCATGTTTTCGGAACCCGAACCGTCTTTATTGACTTTAATATTACGGGTAATATTGATGCAGGATGTTAAATTCAGCGATAAAAACAGTAAAATAGCGATAATTGCTAATTTCTTCATACTATTTCGGGAATTTTAAAGTTAAATTTGCTGTCACATAAAATACCT contains:
- a CDS encoding amidohydrolase, which gives rise to MKTLLINGKAWLYRKYFAEAVGFDSETGKIDFAGSNAEAVDRSPDYNEMIDVKGKLIMPAFMDGHCHLIKGALVNKELNLRDVRTRDEFAERVKKYSAESDGWIEGGYFSESNFREKFVIDRDMLDEMCPDVPVFISRFDLHSAILNSKAIEQIGLENKKGEFSGEDLVTDSNGRLTGEVKEGARNFVWMNAPKKTTEEIANDLKDQVAKLNSLGITAVSDITLPEDLDAIDRLLNRNELGLYIDSRLPFREIENMQGYKDRFKRYGGRIKFMSLKAFYDGSLTSETAYFHDNYNGREYSGSVTEFVSSGDFVKYGDMIDMNGYRMSVHAIGDKAVTELLDYNEHLVKDLGVKDRRFRIEHAQHIRKDDLDKFKKYNVIASVQPWHMFSDAKTAVEKLKHPETTHIYKLLYGMGVNVCFGTDFPVVGESPFVNMYYAMTRHVEGSDDAFYGEYRMPLEDCLTCYTINNAYASGEENSRGSLREGKIADVIVLDDLFAMTPEEIKGVKVEMTFKDGARVY